CGTCTTTCAGATAGAACACCGCGAAGCTCCGCCCCGTCTCCGGGTCGCCGCGCACCACCGCCTCGGTATAGCCGGCGGAAAGCCCCACGATCTGCAATTTAAGGTCGTACTGGTCCGACCAGAACCACGGCACCTGGTTGTAGGGCTTCTCCTTGCCGGTCAGCGTCGCCGCCGCCGTCTTGCCCTGCTCGATGGCGTTGTGAACGCTTTCAAGCCGCAGCCTGTGGCCGTAAACCCCGTTCGGATGGCTGGTGCAGTCGCCCGCCGCGCAGATGTCGGGGTCGCTCGTCCGGCAGTGCTCGTCCACCGCGATGCCGTTCTCGACCGTCAGCCCCGCTTCCGCTGCAAGCTCCGTGTTCGGAATAATGCCGATGCCGACAACGACGAAGTCGCAAGGAAAGCGCCGCCCCTCGCCCGAGGCAACCGACGTCACCTTGTCCTCGCCCTCGAAGCTCGCCACCGTCACGCCGGTTTCGATCTTCACGCCCTCTTCCCGGTGCACGCGTTCATAAAAGCGCGAAACGATCGGGTCCACCACGCGCGCCATCACGCGGTCCGCCGTCTCGAGCACGGTCACGTCGAGCCCGCGCTTCACGGCGACAGCCGCAACCTCGAGCCCGATATAGCCGCCGCCGACAACGACCATCTTCGCGCCCGGCTTGAAATGCGCCTGAATGGATTTCACATCGTCTATATTGCGCAGGTAGTGAACGCCGTCGAGGTCGAAGCCCGGCACGTTGAGCTCGCGCACCCGGCTTCCCGTCGCGATCAGCAGCTTGCCATAGTCGAAGCTCCGCCCGTCGCCGGTGAGAATGCGCTTCTCGCGCCGGTCGATTTCCGTCACGCGCGTGCCCCAATGCGTTTCCACGCCCGCACCCGCATAAAAATCCTGCGCCTTCAGCTCCACGCGGTCGAAGCCGATCTCGCCGGAGAGAAATTTCTTGCTCAGCGGTGGCCGCTGATAGGGCGCATAGGGTTCGTCGCCGAAAATACGGATCGCGCCGTCGAAGCCTTCCGCGCGCAAGCTCTGCACAGCCTGCGCCGCCGCCTGTCCCGCCCCGATAATCAGAATGTCGTCCGCCATATGCCTCCCGTCGCCCCGCTCTTCTCGTTGTTTCTTCCGTTCACGGATGACCTTCGGCACGGAAGGCCCGATACAAAAACGGTGTCACCCCGGCGAAAGCCGGGGCCCATGGGCCTCACCGCATCCCGAAGCCCGGGCGGGCGGCTCCCCGTCGCCGGAACATACCCTTATTTTTTGCGGAGTTTTACTACGCGGTGGGGTTATTGTCCCCTCTTTTCAGGGTCTTGCCGGCAATCTGCCGCGCAGCCGGCAGGCCGCGCGCCGGTCCCTACCTCGCCAAAAAATGACGCCTGCGTCAACTTTAATCTGAGGTGTCAGCTGCAATTATAGGTGTCGTCGACCGAGTCCGCACTGCAACATTGGATAAGAAATATCCGCGAGGGGAAGATTATTCTCACGGCGGCGCCGCAGCTTTGTTAAGCTAGCCTTTACATGAGGTGCCGCAGTAAGGGAGAGGCTGCGACGATTAGGTCTAAGAGAACGAGCTAAAGTTCTCCAGACACCGTCAGCTGCATGCCGCCGCATACTGCAAATGGATCAAAAAAGACGGGAGCAAAAGCCCCCGCCCAATATTGAGAAATAGTCTTCTAGCTGAGGATCATCGCCGGAGGGATGCCGGGGAATCGCTTCCCAGTCATCACTTCAGAAACCCGGCCCTGATTGATCCCAAACCGGGCTGCGGCTTGGTGTTGCATGAAGCCTTCTTCGGTGACCAACCACTTAATGGTCGCCGCCATTTCCCGCGTAAGAGGCGGGGAGTGTCGTTTAGCCATTTGTCATCTCCATGGCATTTGGTTACGAATGCGGCTCACAGGGTTCCGACCAAGGAATAGCCCTGTGAGCCGCAAATATATTATGACCATTACGCGGCGTTAACCAGCGAGTCTGTTCTCAATTTGTGCTGATTCTGTGCTAGCAGATGAAATGACTGCTAGGGCGGTCACATATGCACGTTCCGGGGTGCATATGTGCTCGATTTCGGCACTCGATGTTCTTGCTGCTCAGGCAGTCAATCTCAGAGCGACTGAAAAGAGACGCTGCGTGTCAGCGTGATTCGCCTCACTCCACAATCCGGCTGTCGATCTCGCCGAGATAGCGCACCGCGATCTGCACCCGCTCTCCCGGCTTCAGATAGTCGCCCGAGGCCTTCTCCTGCGCGATATGCCGCTCCACCACATGGGCGGTGATCGGCCGGTCCCAGCCCCCTGCCACGAAGTCCCAGAGCCCCAGCGCCATGGCCGATTTGTTGACGCCGCGAAAGACGGTCCCGTCCGGTGTCCCGGCGAGAATGGCGGTCCGCGCCGGTATCCTGCCCCCCGGCGCCGGCAGGCCCACCTCCCGCCCTTGATACGTCCAGGTCACGCCCTCGCGCGCCTTCGTCTGCCGCAGCAGCTCATCGAAATCCCATATCGCTTCCGATTGCGTCGCCGCCTGCTTCAGCTCGCCATTCCGCCACAGCCGCAATTCGGCGGCCTCCGCGAAGGGGCGCAGCTCGCGCGGAATGACGAAGAGGTTCCCCACCGGCAGAAAGCCCGGCGCGCTCTTCCCCGTCGTGAAGCCCTTGCCGGAAGTGACGTCGGAGGGATCGACATTGCGCATCAGCGCCGCCCGGTCCGTCACATCGTTGCAGAGCATCAACCCCATGCGCTCCGGCGCCGTGCCGTCCAGCGCCCCGTTTAGGTCGACAGGCGAAAGCGCCACGAAGCAAAGCTCCACTTCATAGTCGAGCAGCGCCTCCCCGGCAGGCACCGGCGCGTTGAAACCCGTCGGCTCGACCTCTTTGGGAAAGAGGAAAGGCCCGTCCGTCACCGCCGACTCTTCCGCATGTTCGGGAAAATTCGTCCCCACGGCGATATGCGACGCGGTGAGCCGCGCCGGCAACGCCAGCCGCTCCACCGGCATCCGTTCGCTCGTCCCAGCCGCCAGCGCCGCAATCGCGTCATAGCCGTGTCGCCCATAGGCGTCTATCGGATCATCCGCCCCCAGCGCCGCCGTCACGTCAACGCCGCTCACCACGCCCCCTTCATAGGAAGAGACGAGCAGCAGCCGGTAGTGTCCGTCTTCCTCCACCCGCGCGAAGGTTAGCGCCTCCGCCACCGGCGCGATTTCCACCGTGCCGAACCCCTCGGCCTGTGCGGCCGTCGAACCGAGCAGCGTCATGACGAAAACGCCTGCGCGAAAAGAAAATCCCATTGCCCCATCCTCAGTTCACCAGCAGCCAGACGCCGATCGTATTGACGATCATCAGGATTGTCCCGCCGAAGAGGTTCGTGTCGACGAGATAGACGGTCCCGAAAATATTGAAGCGGAACGGTTTGATGCCGTTCGTGTCTTTCAGCGCCCCGCCATAGATCGGCATGGTGGCCAGCGTCGCATAGAAGCTCGCGCCCCAGACGTAGTTGAGAATCGCCGCCACCCAGATATGCGTGAGGTAGTCCGCCGCCGGGCTCCACAACAGGTAGAGAATGACGAGCGAAATGCCCGTCTGGCTCAGCACCTGCCACACCACATGAAACCGCGCATGCGGCGTCCATAGCGGGTTCGTCGCATGGGTCTTGTTGAAATCGGCGAAAATGGGCCCGGCGCTGATCATGAAGGCAACCAGCGAAAAGAGAAGACGCGGCAGAAGAAGCTCGTCGTAAAGCGTTTCCATTTCTATCTCCTCAGATGAGGCCGGGGTAGGAGCCCCCGTCCAGTTGCAGGTTCTGCCCGGAAATGAAGCCCGCCTGGGCGCTGCAGAGAAAGGCGCAGGCATCGCCGAATTCGGAAGGTTGTCCCATGCGCTTGGCGGCAATCGACTGGGCGATTTC
Above is a window of Parvibaculum lavamentivorans DS-1 DNA encoding:
- a CDS encoding NAD(P)/FAD-dependent oxidoreductase — encoded protein: MADDILIIGAGQAAAQAVQSLRAEGFDGAIRIFGDEPYAPYQRPPLSKKFLSGEIGFDRVELKAQDFYAGAGVETHWGTRVTEIDRREKRILTGDGRSFDYGKLLIATGSRVRELNVPGFDLDGVHYLRNIDDVKSIQAHFKPGAKMVVVGGGYIGLEVAAVAVKRGLDVTVLETADRVMARVVDPIVSRFYERVHREEGVKIETGVTVASFEGEDKVTSVASGEGRRFPCDFVVVGIGIIPNTELAAEAGLTVENGIAVDEHCRTSDPDICAAGDCTSHPNGVYGHRLRLESVHNAIEQGKTAAATLTGKEKPYNQVPWFWSDQYDLKLQIVGLSAGYTEAVVRGDPETGRSFAVFYLKDGVLVAVDAINRAPEFMMSKMLTANQARLDPARIRDEGVGVKELAG
- a CDS encoding fumarylacetoacetate hydrolase family protein, with protein sequence MGFSFRAGVFVMTLLGSTAAQAEGFGTVEIAPVAEALTFARVEEDGHYRLLLVSSYEGGVVSGVDVTAALGADDPIDAYGRHGYDAIAALAAGTSERMPVERLALPARLTASHIAVGTNFPEHAEESAVTDGPFLFPKEVEPTGFNAPVPAGEALLDYEVELCFVALSPVDLNGALDGTAPERMGLMLCNDVTDRAALMRNVDPSDVTSGKGFTTGKSAPGFLPVGNLFVIPRELRPFAEAAELRLWRNGELKQAATQSEAIWDFDELLRQTKAREGVTWTYQGREVGLPAPGGRIPARTAILAGTPDGTVFRGVNKSAMALGLWDFVAGGWDRPITAHVVERHIAQEKASGDYLKPGERVQIAVRYLGEIDSRIVE
- a CDS encoding DUF6640 family protein — protein: METLYDELLLPRLLFSLVAFMISAGPIFADFNKTHATNPLWTPHARFHVVWQVLSQTGISLVILYLLWSPAADYLTHIWVAAILNYVWGASFYATLATMPIYGGALKDTNGIKPFRFNIFGTVYLVDTNLFGGTILMIVNTIGVWLLVN